One Streptomyces sp. NBC_00454 genomic region harbors:
- a CDS encoding DUF6879 family protein encodes MPSSVPSFAELLGRSERSAVHLELRDSYAPTDRFEAWKRGERIRWDDRASWWHPYDQLITDTVARGVPIRRARVVSEPVSEYIRWEHYVTHANVTAGEEVRWLPRRRATGIALPGNDFWLFDGTLLRVHHFSGDGVVVEDEITDDPTTVKLCSTAFEAVWEQAVPHHLYEI; translated from the coding sequence ATGCCGTCGAGCGTGCCCAGCTTCGCTGAGCTGCTTGGCCGGTCCGAGCGATCAGCCGTCCATCTGGAGTTGCGTGACTCCTACGCGCCGACGGACCGGTTCGAAGCGTGGAAGCGTGGCGAGCGGATCAGGTGGGACGACCGCGCATCCTGGTGGCACCCATACGATCAACTGATCACGGACACCGTGGCGCGGGGTGTGCCGATCCGTAGGGCCCGGGTGGTCTCCGAACCTGTGTCGGAGTACATCCGGTGGGAGCACTACGTCACTCACGCCAACGTCACGGCAGGTGAAGAGGTGCGGTGGCTGCCACGCCGCCGCGCTACGGGCATCGCCCTACCGGGGAATGACTTCTGGCTCTTCGACGGCACGTTGCTCAGGGTGCACCACTTCTCCGGTGACGGTGTGGTGGTCGAAGATGAGATCACGGACGATCCAACGACAGTGAAGTTGTGCTCCACTGCCTTCGAGGCGGTCTGGGAGCAAGCGGTCCCGCATCATCTGTACGAAATCTGA
- a CDS encoding ATP-binding protein, with translation MTAAGTAFAQRFTATARGARLARQLALIELADWGIPLGSDASDTAGLVIAELASNAVRHGRVPGRDFELCMAVLGDVLRLEVTDARGERLPDIQSSGAGESGYGLQLIAALAADWGVTDRVVGKTVWVELAAERV, from the coding sequence ATGACTGCCGCTGGTACGGCCTTTGCCCAGCGATTCACCGCGACCGCGCGGGGTGCCCGCCTTGCTCGGCAGCTTGCGCTGATCGAGTTGGCCGACTGGGGCATTCCTCTCGGGTCTGACGCGTCGGATACGGCTGGGTTGGTCATCGCGGAATTGGCGTCCAACGCAGTGCGGCACGGGCGCGTCCCCGGACGTGACTTCGAGCTGTGCATGGCCGTGCTTGGTGATGTTCTCCGCCTGGAGGTCACGGACGCGCGGGGCGAGCGGCTCCCGGATATCCAGTCGTCCGGCGCCGGAGAGAGCGGCTACGGGTTGCAGCTCATCGCGGCACTCGCCGCTGACTGGGGAGTGACGGACCGGGTCGTAGGCAAGACGGTTTGGGTTGAGCTTGCGGCGGAGCGGGTGTGA
- a CDS encoding contact-dependent growth inhibition system immunity protein: MSMKPLEFDRRYGELDQVISAYAGLAADDTPDRPSRALTAYLRHTWHTRPWALSIAEQQLRTYAQNPPGRLRQRLGEFYPVPDIGLPEPAIQEWLLLAADHIKRSVEEGLVPPPSAVPETHWEWHARFPELGQFLGGWFSQDMPDEFEDHEAAVLDYAASSAPTLVARLVGEVRELLALGLEEVDYAVGVAELGMEVDPPAPYTPSGWLAVVSEQLVGPRAEYT, encoded by the coding sequence ATGTCCATGAAGCCCCTGGAGTTCGACCGCCGCTACGGCGAGCTCGACCAGGTGATCAGCGCGTACGCCGGCCTCGCCGCCGACGACACTCCCGACCGGCCGAGCCGGGCGCTGACCGCCTACCTGCGCCACACCTGGCACACCCGGCCCTGGGCCCTGTCCATCGCCGAGCAGCAACTGCGCACCTACGCCCAGAACCCGCCCGGCCGACTGCGGCAGCGCCTCGGCGAGTTCTACCCCGTACCGGACATCGGCCTGCCCGAGCCCGCGATCCAGGAGTGGCTGCTGCTGGCCGCCGACCACATCAAGCGGAGCGTGGAGGAGGGCCTGGTCCCGCCCCCGTCGGCGGTACCCGAAACGCACTGGGAGTGGCACGCGCGCTTCCCCGAGCTCGGCCAGTTCCTGGGCGGCTGGTTCTCACAGGACATGCCCGACGAGTTCGAGGACCACGAGGCCGCGGTCCTCGACTACGCCGCCTCGTCCGCTCCGACCCTCGTGGCACGCCTCGTCGGAGAGGTACGAGAGCTGCTCGCCCTCGGCCTCGAGGAGGTCGACTACGCGGTCGGCGTGGCCGAGCTGGGCATGGAAGTCGACCCACCGGCTCCCTACACGCCGAGCGGCTGGCTGGCCGTGGTGTCCGAGCAGCTGGTGGGGCCCCGGGCCGAGTACACCTGA
- a CDS encoding RNase A-like domain-containing protein yields the protein MLTRSATYPDRETAQWATQQVVTRNEQAVHRWLAQNTRPRLTIEAAWPSREEPVGRVLIQAMALAGREAVDVRAARVVLRREPTSPLGFVVHATVPIYV from the coding sequence GTGCTCACCAGATCCGCCACGTACCCCGACCGGGAAACCGCCCAGTGGGCCACCCAGCAGGTCGTCACTCGGAACGAGCAGGCAGTCCACCGCTGGCTCGCCCAGAACACCCGCCCCCGCCTGACCATCGAAGCCGCCTGGCCCTCGCGCGAGGAACCCGTCGGCCGCGTCCTCATCCAGGCCATGGCCCTCGCCGGACGCGAGGCCGTGGACGTACGGGCCGCACGAGTGGTGCTCCGACGGGAGCCCACGAGCCCCCTGGGCTTCGTCGTGCACGCCACCGTCCCGATCTACGTATAG
- a CDS encoding RNase A-like domain-containing protein: MTTPPSPAANGGFDVQPVHVNHAADLVKGAQFAHAERAFVLVDVLNKYNQSAGTGRGADAFADAYGELVAKFLEAWGRSVVSAGGAAVGLNHTAKHYALAEWEAGGRKGAPPARMPEPVVINTLPRYGPVNPIKWTGTGEDVDSWWISGAIGEFPDFLADVIRPAIEHGLRLGKVHEITPGIKEHEVRDMAKAWRKLASEAVKASDDFNAAIAGITDPKDKGEWQAAMRIFGQTIWGTTAWGRQLDGAGNRSQTGRQWRSTKDLPPSGRRPIIDVLKETADEVAGVLEHLCDIGDKTTKFTSQAGINAAKATASDLTDLSVTNLTKSAVGGIVGRIVLSFRSHMDKQGCNAVVETYHQEFTDAAGKLKALMPELDIAIRSAPTYQAETARAEGFGARSLNEFKKEHSWQISGQSPFPYMYSLDLATNEGLDGAHTIDKHVGKTDEQLLQRIEDEQRANGKFNILTSSSFPDLESAQRFTQYNIGRNTQKIQDWLGNPPPAKNLDIDVPSVPLQGPLTGSAATGRTVAVDPINSTIGPAKDTLGVTTRLMYDPDLNPPFVVYTSSPE; encoded by the coding sequence CCCGCCCTCTCCCGCCGCGAACGGCGGCTTCGACGTCCAGCCGGTGCACGTCAACCATGCGGCCGACCTGGTGAAGGGCGCCCAGTTCGCACATGCGGAGCGGGCGTTCGTCCTCGTCGACGTGCTGAACAAGTACAACCAGTCCGCCGGGACCGGCCGGGGCGCGGATGCGTTCGCGGACGCCTACGGGGAGCTGGTCGCGAAGTTTCTCGAAGCCTGGGGCCGCAGCGTGGTCAGTGCCGGCGGCGCCGCCGTAGGCCTCAACCACACCGCCAAGCACTACGCACTCGCCGAATGGGAGGCCGGTGGCCGCAAGGGGGCACCGCCGGCGCGAATGCCGGAGCCGGTGGTCATCAACACGCTTCCGCGCTACGGGCCCGTCAACCCCATCAAGTGGACTGGTACCGGCGAGGACGTCGACTCCTGGTGGATCTCCGGCGCCATCGGTGAGTTTCCCGACTTCCTCGCCGACGTCATCCGGCCCGCCATCGAACACGGCCTGCGCCTCGGCAAGGTCCACGAGATCACCCCGGGCATCAAGGAGCACGAGGTCCGGGACATGGCCAAGGCCTGGAGAAAGCTCGCGTCCGAGGCCGTGAAGGCCTCGGACGATTTCAACGCGGCCATCGCCGGGATCACGGACCCGAAGGACAAGGGCGAGTGGCAGGCGGCCATGCGGATCTTCGGACAGACCATCTGGGGCACCACGGCGTGGGGCCGGCAGTTGGACGGGGCAGGGAACCGGAGCCAGACGGGCCGTCAGTGGCGGAGCACCAAGGACCTTCCGCCGTCCGGACGGCGCCCCATCATCGACGTCCTGAAGGAGACGGCGGACGAGGTCGCGGGCGTCCTGGAACACCTCTGCGACATCGGGGACAAGACCACCAAGTTCACGAGCCAGGCCGGTATCAACGCGGCGAAGGCCACGGCTTCCGACCTCACCGACCTGAGCGTGACGAACCTGACCAAGTCGGCGGTCGGAGGGATCGTGGGCCGGATCGTGCTCTCCTTCCGCAGCCACATGGACAAGCAGGGGTGCAACGCCGTTGTCGAGACCTACCACCAGGAGTTCACCGACGCGGCGGGCAAGCTCAAGGCGCTCATGCCGGAGCTCGACATCGCGATCCGCAGCGCCCCGACCTACCAGGCGGAGACGGCCCGCGCCGAGGGCTTCGGCGCCCGCTCCCTCAACGAGTTCAAGAAGGAACACAGCTGGCAGATCAGCGGGCAGAGCCCCTTTCCGTACATGTACTCGCTGGACCTGGCGACGAACGAGGGGCTGGACGGCGCCCACACCATCGACAAGCACGTGGGCAAGACGGACGAGCAGCTCCTGCAGCGGATCGAGGACGAGCAGCGGGCGAACGGTAAGTTCAACATCCTCACCTCCTCGTCCTTCCCGGATCTGGAGTCGGCGCAGAGATTCACGCAGTACAACATCGGGCGGAACACGCAGAAGATCCAGGACTGGCTCGGGAATCCACCACCTGCAAAGAATCTGGACATAGACGTCCCCTCAGTACCGCTCCAGGGCCCGCTCACCGGTTCCGCCGCGACCGGCCGGACCGTCGCGGTGGACCCGATAAACAGCACCATCGGGCCCGCCAAGGACACTCTCGGAGTGACCACTCGCCTCATGTACGACCCGGATCTGAACCCGCCGTTCGTCGTCTACACCTCGTCGCCGGAATGA